A section of the Solitalea canadensis DSM 3403 genome encodes:
- the mtaB gene encoding tRNA (N(6)-L-threonylcarbamoyladenosine(37)-C(2))-methylthiotransferase MtaB has product MNSPKKVSFYTLGCKLNFSETSTIGRMFADSGYQTVEFQEGADVYVINTCSVTENADKKCKRVVKEALKYSSNAYVVIIGCYAQLKPTEIAEIPGVDLVLGAAEKFRLLEFINDLTKKPKAEIHNKPIEEANTFISSYSYGDRTRTFLKVQDGCDYSCSFCTIPLARGASRSDTVANIVKSAHDIAASGVKEIVLTGVNIGDYGKGEHGNKKHENTFLELVQALDKVEGIDRIRISSIEPNLLSNEVIEFVASSTRFVPHFHIPLQSGNNKILGLMRRRYKRELYAERVAKIKSLMPDCCIGVDVIVGFPGETKEDFLDTYNFLNELDISYLHVFTYSERENTPAATYDGVIGGSERADRSKMLHILSEKKRRYFYEQNLNKNFQVLFEADSKEGKMHGFTRNYIKVSVKYDPVLVNELKDVQLLHINNEGDVEVKEAEEILTH; this is encoded by the coding sequence ATGAATTCGCCCAAAAAAGTTAGTTTTTATACGTTAGGATGTAAGTTGAACTTCTCTGAAACCTCAACAATAGGCCGTATGTTTGCCGACAGCGGTTATCAAACTGTAGAGTTTCAGGAAGGTGCCGATGTTTATGTGATCAATACTTGTTCTGTAACTGAAAATGCTGACAAGAAGTGCAAGCGAGTAGTTAAAGAAGCTCTTAAATATTCTTCCAACGCATATGTAGTGATTATTGGCTGTTATGCACAGCTAAAGCCTACAGAAATTGCCGAAATTCCAGGAGTTGACCTTGTATTGGGTGCCGCTGAAAAGTTTCGTTTGCTTGAATTCATTAATGACCTTACGAAAAAACCTAAAGCTGAGATTCATAACAAACCTATCGAAGAAGCTAATACGTTTATTTCATCGTATTCTTACGGCGATCGTACCCGTACATTCTTGAAAGTCCAGGATGGATGTGATTACTCTTGTTCATTTTGTACCATCCCACTCGCGCGTGGTGCCAGTCGTAGCGATACTGTAGCCAATATTGTAAAATCAGCTCATGATATAGCTGCTTCAGGCGTTAAAGAAATTGTATTAACAGGAGTAAATATCGGCGATTACGGTAAAGGTGAACATGGAAATAAAAAACATGAGAATACGTTCCTGGAACTAGTACAGGCTTTAGATAAAGTGGAGGGGATAGACCGTATTCGTATTTCATCAATTGAACCTAATTTGCTTTCGAATGAAGTAATTGAATTTGTTGCTTCTTCAACTAGATTTGTACCCCATTTCCATATTCCATTACAATCTGGAAACAACAAGATATTAGGATTAATGCGCAGGAGATATAAACGAGAGTTGTATGCAGAGCGCGTTGCAAAGATTAAATCATTAATGCCAGATTGCTGTATTGGTGTTGACGTTATTGTAGGTTTTCCAGGCGAAACAAAAGAAGATTTCCTTGATACATACAATTTCCTGAATGAGCTTGACATTTCTTATTTGCACGTATTTACTTATTCAGAAAGAGAAAACACACCGGCTGCAACATACGATGGTGTAATAGGTGGTTCAGAGCGTGCCGACAGAAGTAAAATGCTCCATATATTATCGGAGAAAAAACGTCGTTATTTCTATGAGCAAAATTTAAATAAGAACTTCCAGGTATTGTTTGAAGCTGATAGTAAAGAAGGTAAAATGCATGGTTTTACCCGCAATTACA